A genomic segment from Halomicroarcula saliterrae encodes:
- a CDS encoding DUF5611 family protein yields MREYKMRRGEHLEDRVPDMEAFVEEYFGDITDTEEHNGSDLLVVDEPDNPVFDRVVAGTVSYGSKKDKLALHIDERPAEEVIAEGHVDAAEDAVSKKNNFLEEATGRDAKARRDSLKRDVEDDADKPDSV; encoded by the coding sequence ATGCGAGAGTACAAGATGCGACGCGGCGAGCACCTCGAAGATCGCGTCCCTGATATGGAAGCGTTCGTCGAGGAGTACTTCGGTGACATCACCGATACGGAGGAACACAACGGTAGCGACCTGCTTGTCGTCGACGAACCGGACAACCCCGTCTTCGACAGGGTCGTCGCCGGGACCGTCTCCTACGGGAGCAAGAAGGACAAGCTGGCGCTGCACATCGACGAACGGCCGGCCGAGGAGGTCATCGCGGAGGGGCACGTCGACGCCGCCGAAGACGCCGTCAGCAAGAAGAACAACTTCCTCGAAGAGGCGACCGGGCGCGACGCCAAGGCCCGCCGCGATTCGCTGAAACGCGACGTCGAGGACGACGCCGACAAGCCGGACAGCGTCTGA
- a CDS encoding RNA-binding protein, producing the protein MNVKSRHHLRSDAVDDIADALADNLGVELDADSFEKVEFEDSDWDVVLVDGEPHVLYVEDDEPFLTVEGANAHPPERHVVTVDTGAISFVSDGADIMRPGITEADDDISEGDLVVINEETHGKFLAVGRAMADGDDMVGESGKVVKSIHHVGDDLFEFSV; encoded by the coding sequence ATGAACGTCAAATCGCGCCACCACCTCCGCTCGGACGCGGTCGACGACATCGCCGACGCGCTCGCCGACAACCTCGGTGTCGAACTGGACGCCGACAGCTTCGAGAAAGTCGAGTTCGAGGACAGCGACTGGGACGTCGTCCTCGTCGACGGCGAGCCACACGTCCTCTATGTCGAAGACGACGAACCGTTCCTCACCGTCGAAGGCGCGAACGCGCACCCGCCGGAGAGACACGTCGTCACCGTCGACACGGGCGCTATCTCGTTCGTCTCCGACGGCGCCGACATCATGCGGCCGGGCATCACCGAGGCCGACGACGACATCAGCGAGGGTGACTTGGTCGTCATCAACGAGGAGACCCACGGGAAGTTCCTCGCGGTCGGCCGGGCGATGGCCGACGGCGACGACATGGTCGGCGAGTCGGGGAAGGTCGTCAAGTCCATCCACCACGTGGGTGACGACCTGTTCGAGTTCTCGGTCTGA
- the ubaA gene encoding SAMP-activating enzyme E1 has translation MRPDLDTEQLDRYSRHIIMDDVGPAGQAALLDTGVLVVGAGGLGSPVLQYLAAAGVGRLGIVDDDTVERSNLQRQVVHGDSDVGRPKVDSARDFVADLNPDVTVDSHELRLSADNAADLVDEYDIVVDASDNFATRFLVNDACTLAGVPFSHGAVFRFEGQVTTFTGDGPCYRCLFPKAPPAGTVPDCSTAGVLGVLPGTIGCLQATEVVKLAMDYGDPLDGRLLAFDAGRMNVDEVPVARNPDCPVCGDDPAIGSVGEATYDGRCEL, from the coding sequence ATGCGACCGGACCTCGACACAGAACAGCTCGACCGCTACTCCCGCCACATCATCATGGACGACGTCGGTCCGGCGGGGCAGGCGGCGCTGCTCGACACCGGCGTGCTCGTGGTGGGTGCCGGCGGTCTGGGCTCTCCGGTCCTGCAGTATCTCGCGGCGGCGGGCGTCGGCCGGCTCGGCATCGTCGACGACGACACGGTCGAACGCTCGAACCTCCAGCGACAGGTCGTCCACGGCGACAGCGACGTGGGTCGGCCGAAGGTCGACAGCGCCCGCGACTTCGTGGCCGACCTGAACCCCGACGTGACCGTCGACAGCCACGAGCTACGGCTCTCGGCCGACAACGCCGCCGACCTCGTCGACGAGTACGACATCGTGGTCGACGCCTCCGACAACTTCGCGACGCGGTTTCTGGTCAACGACGCCTGCACGCTCGCCGGCGTCCCGTTCTCCCACGGCGCGGTCTTCCGGTTCGAGGGGCAGGTGACGACGTTCACCGGCGACGGGCCCTGCTACCGCTGTCTGTTCCCGAAAGCCCCGCCCGCGGGCACGGTGCCTGACTGCTCGACGGCCGGCGTGCTGGGCGTCCTGCCGGGCACGATCGGCTGTCTGCAGGCGACGGAGGTGGTCAAACTCGCGATGGACTACGGGGACCCCCTCGACGGCCGGCTGCTCGCGTTCGACGCCGGACGGATGAACGTCGACGAGGTACCCGTCGCCCGGAACCCGGACTGTCCGGTGTGTGGCGACGACCCCGCCATCGGTTCGGTCGGCGAGGCGACCTACGACGGCCGCTGTGAACTGTAA
- a CDS encoding PKD domain-containing protein, whose amino-acid sequence MRVATLVALVSIGLLAATGGVVAAENTAPLADAGVDQTVPANTTVHLDANGTVDPDGEVAGVSWTIETPGGDTTSPACPDCRRTEFDADDTGQYTVTLTVTDDDGATRSDTLYVTVTNATGPAVTLSGPGVTLQDSNTTFEANVSRDNAPLQTLAWVVDGEVVHRQSLDGATANTSFSHSFTNTSTMAVRAVVYDTLGNRGSATWSVKVVEGGGGGSGVGGSTCASGGCSGADKIVTGPDGQDYVLDTNGEDGIQLNSGDGADALTDYGDNLQESGDLRKTVGGAYKVTEGQALSDITTEAAETNDPMNDDNTGSDYFVDDDGDLPILDDDDSDDSFNQFDPLDFSPGGPSENGDSSEGSDGVLNNPLL is encoded by the coding sequence ATGCGCGTGGCCACACTCGTTGCACTCGTGAGTATCGGCCTGCTCGCCGCCACGGGGGGCGTCGTAGCGGCGGAGAACACCGCTCCACTTGCCGATGCCGGCGTGGACCAGACGGTCCCGGCCAACACGACGGTGCATCTCGACGCCAACGGGACCGTCGACCCCGACGGCGAGGTCGCGGGCGTCTCCTGGACTATCGAGACGCCGGGCGGCGACACGACCAGTCCGGCCTGTCCCGACTGTCGACGGACCGAGTTCGACGCCGACGACACCGGGCAGTACACCGTCACACTGACCGTGACCGACGACGACGGCGCGACTCGCTCGGACACGCTGTACGTCACCGTCACGAACGCGACCGGACCCGCTGTCACGCTGTCCGGACCGGGTGTGACGCTGCAAGACTCCAACACCACCTTCGAGGCGAACGTGAGTCGAGATAACGCACCGCTCCAGACGCTCGCCTGGGTCGTCGACGGCGAGGTCGTGCATCGCCAGTCACTCGACGGTGCCACCGCGAACACGTCGTTCTCCCACTCGTTCACCAACACAAGCACGATGGCCGTCCGCGCCGTCGTCTACGACACGCTCGGGAACCGCGGAAGCGCGACGTGGTCGGTCAAGGTGGTCGAAGGCGGAGGCGGTGGTAGCGGTGTCGGCGGTAGCACCTGTGCCTCGGGGGGCTGTTCGGGGGCAGACAAAATCGTCACTGGCCCCGACGGGCAGGACTACGTGCTCGATACCAACGGTGAAGACGGGATTCAACTCAACAGCGGTGACGGGGCAGACGCACTCACAGATTACGGGGACAATCTTCAGGAATCCGGGGACTTGCGCAAGACCGTCGGAGGCGCGTACAAAGTCACCGAGGGTCAAGCGCTCTCTGACATAACGACTGAAGCGGCCGAAACGAACGACCCGATGAACGATGATAACACGGGCAGTGACTATTTTGTCGATGATGATGGAGATTTGCCCATTTTGGATGACGATGACAGCGATGATTCGTTCAACCAATTTGATCCTTTAGATTTCTCGCCCGGTGGACCCAGTGAGAATGGCGATAGCAGCGAGGGTAGCGATGGCGTCCTGAACAACCCACTCTTATAA
- a CDS encoding MBL fold metallo-hydrolase, with protein MAENHPDPPAEHPSLSAAALKERLDAGEPVRLLDVRDRDEFEQWHIEGPTVTATQLPFAKFLQAKVTGEVDALLERIDGEGPITAVCARGEASAFAAGLLVDHGIDARNLADGMDGWARLYEAHELPCKTATVLQYQRPATGCLAYLVVSDGAAAVVDPLREFADRYVADAADRDATLTHAVDTHVHADHVSGVRRLAADHGVEPVVPARAVDRGVSFDVTELPDDGSIAVGSVSLDAVALPGHTTGMTGFRVGDVLLAGDSIFLESVARPDLEAGDEGTAALAETLYETLTERLGALPAETLVAPGHHGETTDPDAGRRYTARLGDLRDRLPALRLDREAFVERICDDIPPRPANFERIIAINLGIERADDDAAFELELGPNNCAATPL; from the coding sequence ATGGCCGAGAACCATCCGGACCCGCCCGCCGAGCACCCCTCGCTCTCCGCGGCGGCCCTGAAAGAGCGGCTCGACGCGGGCGAACCCGTCCGGCTGCTGGACGTCCGCGACCGCGACGAGTTCGAGCAGTGGCACATCGAGGGACCGACGGTGACGGCGACACAGCTCCCGTTCGCGAAGTTCCTGCAGGCGAAGGTGACCGGCGAGGTCGATGCGCTGCTCGAACGCATCGACGGCGAAGGCCCGATCACCGCGGTCTGTGCCCGCGGCGAGGCCAGCGCCTTCGCCGCCGGCCTGCTGGTCGACCACGGCATCGACGCCCGCAATCTCGCCGACGGGATGGACGGGTGGGCCCGCCTCTACGAGGCCCACGAACTGCCCTGCAAGACCGCGACCGTCCTGCAGTACCAGCGCCCCGCCACGGGCTGTCTCGCCTATCTCGTCGTCAGCGACGGTGCGGCCGCTGTCGTCGACCCGCTCCGGGAGTTCGCCGACCGCTACGTCGCCGACGCCGCCGACCGCGATGCCACGCTAACCCACGCCGTCGACACGCACGTCCACGCCGACCACGTCAGCGGCGTCCGCCGACTCGCCGCCGACCACGGCGTCGAACCAGTCGTGCCGGCCCGCGCCGTCGACCGCGGCGTCAGTTTCGACGTGACCGAGCTCCCCGACGACGGGAGCATCGCGGTCGGGTCGGTCTCGCTCGACGCCGTTGCCCTGCCGGGCCATACCACCGGCATGACCGGCTTCCGCGTCGGCGACGTCCTGCTGGCCGGCGACAGCATCTTCTTGGAGAGCGTCGCTCGCCCGGACCTCGAAGCCGGCGACGAGGGCACAGCGGCGCTCGCGGAAACGCTATACGAGACGCTCACCGAACGGCTCGGTGCACTCCCGGCTGAAACCCTCGTCGCGCCGGGCCACCACGGCGAGACGACCGACCCTGACGCAGGCCGGCGCTACACCGCTCGGCTGGGCGACCTGCGCGACCGGCTCCCGGCGCTGCGGCTCGACCGCGAAGCCTTCGTCGAGCGCATCTGTGACGATATCCCGCCCCGACCCGCCAACTTCGAGCGCATCATCGCCATCAACCTCGGCATCGAACGCGCCGACGACGACGCCGCCTTCGAGCTGGAACTGGGCCCGAACAACTGCGCGGCGACGCCGCTATAG
- a CDS encoding cobalamin-binding protein → MRVVTLLPSATEIVYALGVEPVGVSHECDYPPAAREQPSVNRSRVDPEASSSEINEQVAEAEEADGVYAVDRETLAELEPDVVVTQGVCDVCAVDHVLVADAVAELGLDADVLTLDVHSLDGLFDSIHRVGAAIDREERATEVVANLRERVAAVETTAARADDTPSVAVLDWLDPVMVAGHWIPGMVELAGGEYAMAEPGAHSRPREWTEVRAYDPDVLVAAPCGFDVEQTRENLADVTERPGFDDLGAVRDERAYVVDGHHFVNRSGPRLVETLEFLAALCHPDLFDTPPRDAMVELDPLRA, encoded by the coding sequence ATGCGCGTCGTCACCCTGTTGCCGTCCGCCACGGAGATAGTCTACGCGCTCGGGGTCGAACCGGTCGGGGTGTCACACGAGTGTGACTACCCGCCGGCGGCCCGCGAGCAGCCCTCGGTCAACCGCTCCCGGGTCGACCCCGAGGCGTCGAGCAGCGAGATAAACGAGCAGGTCGCCGAGGCCGAGGAGGCCGACGGCGTCTACGCCGTCGACCGCGAGACGCTGGCCGAGCTAGAGCCCGACGTGGTCGTTACGCAAGGCGTCTGTGACGTGTGTGCCGTCGACCACGTCCTGGTGGCCGACGCCGTTGCCGAGCTGGGACTCGACGCCGACGTGCTGACGCTGGACGTGCATAGCCTCGACGGGCTCTTCGACTCTATCCACCGCGTCGGGGCGGCTATCGACCGCGAGGAGCGGGCGACGGAGGTCGTGGCGAACCTCCGCGAGCGAGTGGCCGCCGTCGAGACGACCGCCGCGCGTGCGGACGACACGCCCAGCGTGGCGGTGCTGGACTGGCTCGACCCGGTGATGGTCGCGGGCCACTGGATTCCCGGGATGGTCGAACTGGCCGGTGGTGAGTACGCCATGGCCGAGCCCGGCGCCCACTCGCGGCCCCGCGAGTGGACCGAAGTACGGGCGTACGACCCCGACGTGCTGGTGGCGGCCCCCTGCGGGTTCGACGTCGAACAGACCCGCGAGAACCTCGCCGACGTGACCGAGCGCCCCGGCTTCGACGACCTCGGGGCGGTACGCGACGAACGGGCCTACGTCGTCGACGGTCATCACTTCGTGAACCGCTCTGGGCCGCGGCTGGTCGAGACGCTGGAATTTCTGGCGGCGCTGTGTCACCCGGACCTGTTCGACACACCGCCCCGCGATGCGATGGTCGAACTGGACCCGCTCCGGGCGTGA
- a CDS encoding transcription antitermination protein, translated as MDAADTIAAVEDGTTTERSRLGSDKTLVAATDATLETDAVWRAAATREAGVAGALDGWAGETDGAVAEAFERAAAAAGDRADRIDATPDDADALSAYLRTLDGTADRVGAGLVAVPLALDRFYLQVVSFFVNEADESRADVARELRTGASDLDPARAALSALDDSGRERARDAAIEALGVAYDEYAETLEAMGFDPKPIC; from the coding sequence ATGGACGCAGCCGACACCATCGCGGCCGTCGAGGACGGGACGACGACCGAGCGCAGTCGGCTCGGTTCCGACAAGACGCTCGTCGCGGCCACCGATGCGACGCTGGAGACCGACGCCGTCTGGCGGGCCGCGGCGACGCGGGAGGCCGGCGTGGCCGGGGCACTGGACGGCTGGGCTGGCGAAACCGACGGCGCCGTGGCCGAGGCCTTCGAGCGGGCCGCGGCGGCTGCGGGCGACAGAGCCGACCGCATCGACGCGACGCCCGACGACGCCGACGCGCTCTCGGCCTATTTGCGGACTCTCGACGGAACCGCCGACCGCGTGGGTGCCGGACTCGTCGCAGTCCCGCTCGCGCTCGACCGGTTCTACCTGCAGGTGGTCAGCTTCTTCGTCAACGAGGCCGACGAGAGCAGAGCCGACGTGGCCCGCGAGCTCCGGACCGGGGCGAGTGACCTCGACCCGGCTCGCGCGGCGCTGTCGGCGCTCGACGACTCCGGCCGCGAGCGAGCCCGGGACGCGGCAATCGAGGCACTCGGCGTCGCCTACGACGAGTACGCGGAGACCCTCGAAGCGATGGGTTTCGATCCGAAGCCAATCTGCTGA
- the sepF gene encoding cell division protein SepF — MGLMSKILGESGPSRKTDDYVELNADNYDTTSVESERQVRIARISGSKDVIDIKDAVYDGDIVIADITRHSTQDRTMEHISDELKQVANEVGGDIVQKDDDQLIITPAGVTVSRERLGE; from the coding sequence ATGGGACTAATGAGCAAGATTCTCGGCGAGTCGGGGCCATCCCGGAAGACCGACGACTACGTCGAACTGAACGCCGACAACTACGATACGACGAGCGTCGAGTCCGAGCGACAGGTCCGAATCGCCCGTATCAGCGGCTCGAAGGACGTCATCGACATCAAGGACGCCGTCTACGACGGCGACATCGTCATCGCCGACATCACGCGCCACTCCACGCAGGACCGGACCATGGAACACATCAGCGACGAGCTCAAGCAGGTCGCCAACGAGGTCGGCGGCGACATCGTCCAGAAGGACGACGACCAGCTAATCATCACGCCGGCCGGGGTCACCGTCTCGCGCGAACGGCTCGGGGAGTAA
- a CDS encoding DUF3592 domain-containing protein translates to MGNSGTGDTDAEDASRLPVRPPKPGKAMSVFVLLAGLGIVGVGAYSYVADSGTLENRVQITAEVSEVGVEQLQGSRGRESYVPAVTFQYRFRGTSYTSDRIYPGTTQPRYEDRAAAQSRASAYAVGERVTAYVDPGAPGQAFLEDSRSGQATGAFFVGVIVSLIGGLGLYQARREARARERLS, encoded by the coding sequence ATGGGAAACAGCGGGACCGGCGACACCGACGCGGAGGACGCCAGCCGCCTGCCCGTCCGACCGCCGAAGCCGGGGAAAGCGATGAGCGTCTTCGTCCTGCTGGCCGGTCTCGGCATCGTCGGAGTGGGAGCCTACTCGTACGTGGCGGACTCCGGGACTCTCGAAAACAGAGTCCAGATAACCGCCGAAGTCAGCGAAGTCGGTGTCGAACAGCTGCAGGGGTCACGGGGCAGGGAGTCGTACGTTCCGGCCGTGACGTTCCAGTACCGATTTCGGGGGACCAGCTACACCTCGGACAGAATCTACCCGGGGACCACGCAACCGCGATACGAAGACAGAGCGGCCGCACAGTCGCGCGCGTCGGCGTACGCCGTCGGTGAGCGCGTGACCGCGTACGTCGACCCCGGCGCGCCGGGACAGGCGTTCCTCGAAGACAGCCGGTCGGGACAGGCAACGGGGGCCTTCTTCGTCGGGGTCATCGTGTCGCTCATCGGGGGCCTGGGGCTCTACCAGGCGCGGCGGGAGGCACGCGCCCGCGAACGGCTGTCCTGA
- a CDS encoding ABC transporter ATP-binding protein encodes MTEPAIRTRELRKRYGDVQALDGLDLTVDRGEFFGLLGPNGAGKTTFINTLVGLVQGDSGTAEVFGFDVEADYREARDRIGLAPQEFNVDRFFPIIEVLEHKAGYHGIGSTEARRRAEEALKTVGIWDKRDTRFDWLSGGMKRRFVLARALVSDPDLLILDEPTAGVDVQLRHDLWNIINRMNDEGTTILLTTHYIEEAERLCDRVAIMDSGRKVEVATPGDLMSRGTDTIDIGLADPPRTAPRLDVDGVTEVAVTDDGLSVTAAGGSQTAPELMRELERQGHTVTSLDIRRASLEEVFVDLTRDDREYAEVSA; translated from the coding sequence ATGACTGAACCGGCCATTCGAACACGCGAGTTACGGAAACGCTACGGCGACGTGCAGGCGCTCGACGGACTGGACCTGACCGTCGACCGCGGCGAGTTTTTCGGACTGCTCGGACCAAACGGCGCCGGCAAGACGACGTTCATCAACACGCTCGTCGGCCTCGTTCAGGGAGACAGCGGCACCGCCGAGGTGTTCGGCTTCGACGTCGAGGCCGACTACCGGGAGGCCCGCGACCGCATCGGACTCGCCCCACAGGAGTTCAACGTCGACCGCTTTTTCCCCATCATCGAGGTGCTCGAACACAAAGCCGGCTACCACGGTATCGGCAGCACCGAGGCCCGCCGCCGGGCCGAGGAGGCCCTGAAGACCGTCGGCATCTGGGACAAACGCGACACCCGTTTCGACTGGCTCTCGGGCGGAATGAAGCGACGGTTCGTGCTCGCCCGCGCGCTCGTCTCGGACCCGGACCTGCTGATTCTCGACGAGCCGACCGCGGGCGTCGACGTGCAACTTCGCCACGACCTCTGGAACATCATCAACCGGATGAACGACGAGGGGACGACCATCCTGCTCACCACCCACTACATCGAGGAGGCCGAACGGCTCTGTGACCGGGTCGCTATCATGGACAGCGGACGGAAAGTCGAGGTGGCCACCCCGGGCGACCTGATGTCGCGTGGCACCGACACCATCGACATCGGACTGGCCGACCCGCCACGGACGGCGCCGCGGCTCGACGTGGACGGCGTCACCGAGGTCGCCGTCACCGACGACGGACTCAGCGTCACCGCCGCCGGCGGCAGCCAGACCGCCCCCGAACTCATGCGCGAACTCGAACGTCAGGGTCACACCGTGACCTCGCTCGACATCCGCCGGGCCTCGCTCGAAGAGGTGTTCGTCGACCTGACCCGCGACGACCGCGAGTACGCGGAGGTGTCGGCGTGA
- a CDS encoding winged helix-turn-helix transcriptional regulator — protein sequence MTGYGEATGVHTGGQQLRRATAILGKKWHPMLIHTLLSEGPLGFNDIKNRVDGISDKVLSEALDDLQDAGLVVRDVVEDKPVRVNYSLTPAGRALEPIIKGLLEWSHEHLADPH from the coding sequence ATGACTGGGTATGGGGAGGCGACGGGTGTCCACACCGGAGGCCAGCAGCTTCGTCGGGCGACCGCGATTCTGGGCAAGAAGTGGCATCCGATGTTGATACACACGCTCCTCTCGGAGGGACCGCTCGGGTTCAACGACATCAAGAACCGGGTCGACGGTATCTCGGACAAGGTGCTCTCGGAAGCGCTCGACGACCTCCAGGACGCCGGCCTGGTGGTCCGTGACGTGGTCGAGGACAAACCCGTCCGGGTGAACTACTCGCTGACTCCCGCCGGCAGGGCGCTCGAACCCATCATCAAGGGGTTGCTGGAGTGGAGCCACGAACACCTCGCCGACCCGCACTGA
- a CDS encoding DUF6432 family protein — translation MRAKPEYRNRDETEVVVLDALADRHQEGMTVFEIRSRADVTIDQIEDALAALKADGLIVVEKEDERTLILPDEDVVGPETSEDEASLLQKVRRLLPL, via the coding sequence ATGAGAGCGAAGCCGGAGTACCGCAATCGGGACGAGACGGAGGTTGTGGTACTCGATGCGCTCGCGGACCGCCACCAGGAGGGGATGACGGTGTTCGAGATACGCTCGCGAGCGGACGTCACCATCGACCAGATCGAGGACGCACTGGCTGCGCTGAAGGCGGACGGCCTCATCGTCGTCGAGAAAGAGGACGAGCGGACGCTCATCCTGCCCGACGAGGACGTGGTGGGGCCGGAGACGAGCGAGGACGAGGCGTCGCTGCTGCAGAAGGTCCGCCGCCTGCTCCCGCTATAG
- a CDS encoding ABC transporter ATP-binding protein: protein MSPPSPAIRTDGLRKQYGDAVAVADLDLTVDRGSVFGFLGPNGAGKTSTIRILTTLTTPTAGTAHVAGQPVSDRSAVVEHIGFLPEEPPLYDELTGREQLEYIAGLRGHEDWDRVESLLSRFDLDGDADRRVETYSKGMKQKLGLIQALLHEPDVLFLDEPTSGLDPRAARTVRDTIDEVAAADTTVFLSTHILPVVEELADTVGVLYDGELVAEGSPTALTDDVEAGSTLEDVFLDVTSADHAER, encoded by the coding sequence GTGAGCCCTCCATCACCAGCCATCCGAACAGACGGCCTGCGGAAACAGTACGGTGACGCAGTCGCCGTCGCCGACCTCGACCTCACCGTCGACCGGGGGAGCGTCTTCGGCTTCCTCGGTCCCAACGGCGCCGGGAAGACCTCCACCATCCGCATCCTGACGACGCTGACGACACCGACCGCGGGCACCGCCCACGTCGCCGGCCAGCCGGTCAGTGACCGGTCCGCGGTGGTCGAACACATCGGTTTCCTCCCCGAGGAGCCCCCGCTGTACGACGAGCTCACCGGCCGGGAACAGCTGGAGTACATCGCCGGCCTGCGCGGCCACGAGGACTGGGACCGAGTGGAGTCGCTGCTTTCCCGCTTCGACCTCGACGGCGACGCGGACCGGCGAGTCGAGACCTACTCGAAGGGGATGAAACAGAAGCTCGGACTGATTCAGGCGCTGCTACACGAGCCCGACGTCCTCTTTCTGGACGAGCCCACGAGCGGGCTGGACCCCCGGGCGGCCCGAACGGTACGGGACACCATCGACGAGGTCGCGGCCGCCGACACGACGGTGTTCCTCTCGACGCATATCCTCCCGGTCGTGGAGGAGCTGGCTGACACCGTCGGCGTCCTCTACGACGGCGAGCTCGTCGCCGAGGGGTCACCGACGGCACTGACCGACGACGTCGAGGCGGGAAGCACGCTCGAAGACGTGTTCCTCGACGTGACCAGCGCGGACCACGCGGAGCGATGA
- a CDS encoding DUF7093 family protein, giving the protein MGLKCSVIGHKYGEAAVEREREEQGSEVVITIQERETCERCGKTRIVSENKEVTAIETPSDIAGDMIDDEETATEEAEPADDDDEESEPAVADDESAEVDAAVDAVDPGADDAEILDDGDEEPAGGDSELENPSTEVSIEDAEENEPPLDAEEAAVASDPESDDGMIIDGDDEDDSVADDRQPGEWPAEPDDEADDWVPETGVAESEPSDDGDGATDVEPFGGSAVTVPSGQFHCPKCEFTTDVASSSLRAGDFCPECHKGALVNTGE; this is encoded by the coding sequence ATGGGTCTCAAATGCTCCGTCATCGGGCACAAGTACGGTGAGGCGGCGGTCGAACGGGAACGCGAGGAACAGGGCAGCGAGGTCGTCATCACGATTCAGGAACGCGAGACCTGCGAACGATGTGGGAAGACGCGAATCGTTTCCGAGAACAAGGAAGTGACCGCCATCGAGACGCCGTCCGATATCGCGGGCGACATGATCGACGACGAGGAGACAGCGACAGAGGAGGCGGAGCCAGCGGACGACGACGACGAGGAATCAGAGCCAGCGGTGGCGGACGACGAGAGCGCCGAAGTGGACGCCGCCGTCGACGCCGTGGACCCCGGCGCCGACGACGCGGAGATTCTCGACGACGGTGACGAGGAGCCCGCGGGTGGAGACAGCGAGCTAGAGAACCCCTCGACGGAGGTGTCTATCGAGGACGCCGAAGAGAACGAGCCGCCACTCGACGCCGAAGAAGCGGCTGTCGCAAGCGACCCGGAGTCGGACGACGGCATGATAATCGACGGCGACGACGAGGACGACTCGGTGGCCGATGACCGACAGCCCGGTGAGTGGCCAGCGGAGCCGGACGACGAAGCGGACGACTGGGTTCCGGAGACGGGCGTCGCCGAGTCGGAACCGTCTGACGACGGTGACGGGGCCACAGACGTCGAGCCCTTCGGCGGGTCGGCGGTGACCGTCCCGAGCGGCCAGTTCCACTGCCCGAAGTGTGAGTTCACTACCGACGTTGCGTCGAGTTCGCTGCGAGCGGGCGATTTCTGCCCGGAGTGTCACAAGGGCGCGCTCGTCAACACTGGGGAGTGA
- a CDS encoding ABC transporter permease, translating into MNQNTTQLKTLIRREILRFVRRPYNTFLPPIITNALYFSVFGVILGSRIGSIAGVSYIQFVLPGLVVLGAISDSFENASFTIFHGRWNEYIQAVLTSPMSNRDMVSAYVAASALRGIITSLLIIGVGLIFTSVPVANPLYLTAFILLITTLFGGLGVIGGLWASDFDYLTVMNQFILRPLVFFGAVFYSLEVLPPVWRTVSLFNPMVYMVNGVRYGMIGVTEIDPTTSLLVLSGATVAVLAIDFSLFKRGYGLSE; encoded by the coding sequence ATGAATCAGAACACGACCCAGCTCAAGACCCTCATCCGACGGGAAATCCTCCGATTCGTCAGACGACCGTACAACACGTTCCTGCCGCCGATTATCACGAACGCGCTGTATTTCTCGGTTTTCGGCGTGATTCTCGGTAGCCGAATCGGCTCGATCGCCGGCGTCAGCTACATCCAGTTCGTCCTGCCGGGACTGGTCGTTCTGGGCGCTATCTCGGACAGCTTCGAGAACGCCTCGTTTACCATCTTCCACGGCAGGTGGAACGAGTACATCCAGGCCGTCCTGACGTCACCGATGTCGAACCGGGATATGGTGTCCGCGTACGTGGCCGCGAGCGCGCTGCGGGGTATCATCACGTCGCTGCTGATAATCGGTGTCGGGCTGATATTCACGTCCGTTCCGGTCGCTAACCCGCTCTACCTGACCGCGTTCATCCTGCTGATTACGACGCTGTTCGGTGGTCTCGGCGTCATCGGCGGCCTGTGGGCGAGCGACTTCGACTACCTGACGGTGATGAACCAGTTCATCCTCCGCCCGCTGGTGTTCTTCGGCGCCGTCTTCTACTCGCTCGAAGTCCTCCCGCCGGTCTGGCGGACCGTCTCGCTGTTCAACCCCATGGTCTACATGGTCAACGGGGTTCGCTACGGGATGATCGGCGTCACCGAAATCGACCCCACCACCTCCCTGCTCGTGCTCTCCGGTGCGACGGTGGCCGTTCTGGCTATCGATTTCTCGCTGTTCAAGCGGGGATACGGGCTGTCCGAGTAA